One Brassica oleracea var. oleracea cultivar TO1000 chromosome C7, BOL, whole genome shotgun sequence genomic window carries:
- the LOC106306368 gene encoding putative protein TPRXL, translated as MNSSSKVIMAATMVMVVSLVMVLSLVLVLLAELYCSLLLGRRRRRNHSLTLPTTTITAAANTTSLAQAISTCNDPSPSNTNPLTTGGLQTPNPFLTTNKTCLHHESSSLPASPAPVDNFIYISNPMYSNDATSKPTTPFETPESSPSRLETGDSSSSSSGEEENDVTPTLTPMKDLPEKACSVSLQDNARSLESSASESNNEKDKDGGLSTSSGSPSYTSPSW; from the coding sequence ATGAATAGCTCGTCGAAGGTGATAATGGCGGCCACTATGGTTATGGTAGTGAGCTTGGTAATGGTTCTAAGCTTAGTGTTAGTACTACTAGCCGAACTCTACTGCTCTCTCTTACTCGGCCGCCGCCGCCGCCGTAATCACTCCCTCACCCTCCCCACCACCACAATCACCGCCGCTGCAAACACCACAAGTCTCGCTCAAGCCATTTCAACATGCAACGACCCTTCACCATCTAACACCAATCCTCTAACCACAGGCGGCCTTCAAACTCCAAACCCTTTTCTCACAACCAACAAAACCTGCCTTCATCATGAGTCTTCATCCTTACCAGCTTCCCCTGCACCCGTTGATAACTTCATCTACATATCCAACCCAATGTACTCGAACGACGCTACAAGTAAACCAACCACGCCTTTCGAGACCCCTGAGTCTTCACCGTCCAGGCTCGAGACCGGAGACTCCTCTTCTTCTTCTTCCGGCGAGGAAGAAAACGATGTAACGCCGACGTTGACTCCAATGAAGGATCTTCCTGAAAAGGCATGCTCTGTTTCTCTACAAGACAATGCGAGGTCGTTGGAGAGTTCAGCTAGTGAATCCAACAACGAGAAGGACAAAGACGGTGGCTTGTCTACGTCGTCTGGTTCGCCGTCGTATACTTCTCCGTCGTGGTAG
- the LOC106305908 gene encoding LOW QUALITY PROTEIN: BAG family molecular chaperone regulator 8, chloroplastic (The sequence of the model RefSeq protein was modified relative to this genomic sequence to represent the inferred CDS: deleted 1 base in 1 codon) has translation MASRHHHHGCSQRQNHHVIIPPVATSSRCCTYGDSTHLSPDNLLHLIASYLQTHQQETQSPDQTCPCETPCRRSNGGFHQHQKNNVPREHDDHVILSCLLRKIDDLESSLNEFAGRYDQRRDRYSTLRDSAARVIQTRFRPYLVRRSVSFRHLKELALIKSSFVSLKSSVVFRKATDLLLQLDSIKGRVDPMIRSSKRSLSRDLVRFLHYIDDCAVRRYALLWVASLNLEAGDGKKPQAVGVAEERIMEKLRNRMGKVVVSNGELEELDSMSDESEEQLPMKSSYKFAKGNVVKAKPMVSGKDRNVYDVTSSEENDSVVVMSRDNERKHGSKTRNMVLVEGSGGKTVSFDDISHVPVTDFFLLVAFSHEYLSAERTEKT, from the exons ATGGCATCCCGCCACCACCACCACGGCTGCTCACAGCGCCAAAACCACCACGTCATCATCCCTCCAGTCGCCACGTCATCACGCTGCTGCACCTACGGAGATTCTACCCACCTTTCTCCTGATAATCTTCTTCATCTCATCGCTTCTTACCTCCAAACTCATCAACAAGAAACGCAATCTCCCGACCAAACCTGCCCCTGCGAAACTCCATGTCGGAGATCCAACGGTGGTTTCCACCAGCATCAGAAGAATAATGTTCCGCGAGAACACGACGACCATGTTATCTTGTCTTGTCTCCTACGCAAAATCGACGATCTCGAGTCGTCTCTCAACGAGTTTGCAGGTCGCTATGACCAACGTCGAGATCGGTACTCTACACTGAGAGACTCCGCGGCGCGTGTCATTCAAACGCGTTTCCGGCCTTACCTTGTTCGGAGGTCCGTATCCTTTAGGCATCTAAAGGAACTAGCTTTGATCAAATCCAGCTTCGTGTCTCTCAAATCTTCGGTTGTTTTTCGGAAAGCTACAGACTTGCTTCTGCAGCTTGACTCGATTAAGGGTAGGGTTGATCCAATGATACGAAGTAGTAAGAGATCATTGAGCAGAGATTTGGTGAGGTTTCTGCACTACATTGATGATTGTGCTGTTAGGAGGTAT GCTTTGTTGTGGGTAGCCAGTTTAAATTTAGAGGCTGGTGATGGCAAAAAGCCTCAGGCTGTTGGGGTAGCAGAAGAGAGAATAATGGAGAAATTGAGGAACCGAATGGGGAAAGTGGTTGTTAGCAATGGGGAGCTAGAAGAGTTGGACTCCATGAGTGATGAGAGTGAAGAACAACTGCCAATGAAGAGTAGCTACAAGTTTGCGAAAGGCAATGTAGTGAAGGCAAAACCCATGGTGTCTGGTAAGGACAGGAATGTGTATGACGTAACTTCGAGTGAAGAGAATGATTCGGTTGTAGTGATGTCCAGAGACAATGAAAGGAAGCATGGTTCGAAAACAAGGAACATGGTTTTGGTGGAAGGAAGTGGAGGGAAAACTGTGAGCTTTGATGATATAAGCCATGTTCCTGTCACGG ATTTTTTTCTTCTTGTCGCTTTCTCCCACGAATATCTCTCAGCAGAACGCACTGAAAAAACGTGA
- the LOC106305907 gene encoding alpha-glucan phosphorylase 1, translated as MDTMRISGVSSGAESLIQCNALSSLVGRRSDNGRWRTRSRTWRLAPKRRLFPSVKAVSSEPKEKVADVVIDSEQEGFSSLSPFGPDAASVASSIKYHSEFTPLFSPEKFELPKAFFATAQSVRDALIINWNATYEYYNRVNPKQAYYLSMEFLQGRALLNAVGNLGLTGAYADALKSLGFDLESVATQEPDPALGNGGLGRLASCFLDSMATLNYPAWGYGLRYKYGLFKQRITKDGQEEVAEDWLELSNPWEIVRNDVSYPVKFYGKVVSGSDGKKQWIGGEDIVAVAYDVPIPGYKTKTTINLRLWSTKAPAADFDLSSYNSGKHTEAAQALFNAEKICYVLYPGDESNKGKALRLKQQYTLCSASLQDIIARFETRSGGSINWEEFPEKVAVQMNDTHPTLCIPELMRILMDLKGLSWEDAWKITQRTVAYTNHTVLPEALEKWSLDLMGKLLPRHVEIIEMIDEELVSTIVSEYGTEDPDLLKEKLKAMRILENVELPSAFADVIVKPKNTKDSKEAAQTVVVKKEQEEEETAGEEVEVIPEPTVKPPKMVRMANLAVVGGHAVNGVAEIHSEIVKKDVFNEFVKLWPDKFQNKTNGVTPRRWISFCNPYLSDIITSWIGTEDWVLNTEKLAELRKFADDEDLQSEWRAAKKKNKLKVVSLIKERTGYTVNPDAMFDIQIKRIHEYKRQLLNILGIVYRYKKMKEMNASEREKTFVPRVCIFGGKAFATYVQAKRIVKFITDVGSTINNDPEIGDLLKVIFVPDYNVSVAELLIPASELSQHISTAGMEASGTSNMKFSMNGCILIGTLDGANVEIREEVGEENFFLFGAKADEIVNLRKERAEGKFVPDPIFEEVKQYVRSGVFGSNYDELIGSLEGNEGFGRADYFLVGKDFPSYVECQEKVDEAYRDQKRWTRMSILNTAGSFKFSSDRTIHEYAKDIWNIKQVELP; from the exons ATGGATACGATGCGAATCTCCGGCGTATCGAGCGGAGCTGAGAGTTTGATTCAATGCAATGCCTTGTCGAGCCTCGTTGGCCGTCGTAGCGACAACGGAAGATGGAGAACGAGGAGCAGAACCTGGCGACTGGCACCGAAGAGAAGACTCTTCCCGTCGGTGAAAGCTGTCTCTAGCGAGCCTAAGGAGAAGGTCGCCGACGTAGTTATCGATTCCGAACAAG AAGGGTTTAGCTCTTTGAGTCCGTTTGGTCCAGATGCTGCTTCTGTGGCATCGAGCATCAAGTACCACTCGGAGTTCACGCCTTTGTTTTCTCCGGAGAAGTTTGAGTTGCCTAAGGCTTTCTTTGCTACTGCACAGAGTGTTAGGGACGCTCTGATCATTAACTGGAACGCCACTTATGAGTATTACAACAGGGTGAATCCCAAACAGGCTTACTATTTGTCAATGGAGTTCTTACAG GGTAGAGCCCTATTGAATGCAGTGGGTAACCTTGGGCTTACCGGCGCTTATGCTGACGCTTTGAAGAGTCTAGGCTTTGATTTGGAAAGCGTAGCTACTCAG GAGCCTGATCCTGCACTTGGGAATGGTGGACTCGGGAGACTTGCCTCTTGCTTTTTGGATTCCATGGCAACTTTGAATTATCCGGCATGGGGTTATGGACTTAGATACAAGTACGGCTTGTTCAAACAAAGAATCACAAAAGATGGACAGGAGGAAGTTGCAGAAGATTGGCTTGAG CTAAGCAATCCTTGGGAAATAGTCAGAAATGATGTCTCATATCCTGTAAAGTTCTACGGAAAAGTTGTTTCTGGATCAGATGGTAAGAAACAATGGATAGGTGGAGAAGACATTGTGGCCGTTGCTTATGATGTTCCAATACCTGGCTATAAAACTAAGACTACTATCAATCTACGTCTCTGGTCAACAAAAGCACCTGCAGCAGATTTTGATTTATCTTCATATAACTCCGGGAAGCATACTGAGGCAGCACAAGCTCTATTTAACGCTGAAAAG ATTTGCTACGTGCTTTATCCCGGAGACGAGTCTAATAAAGGAAAGGCTCTTCGTCTGAAGCAACAGTACACTCTGTGCTCAGCCTCGCTCCAAGATATCATAGCGCGTTTTGAGACAAGGTCTGGAGGAAGCATCAACTGGGAAGAATTTCCAGAGAAGGTTGCAGTGCAGATGAATGACACTCACCCTACCTTATGCATTCCTGAGCTAATGAGGATTCTAATGGATTTGAAAGGATTAAGCTGGGAGGACGCTTGGAAAATCACACAGAG GACTGTGGCATACACAAACCATACAGTTTTGCCTGAGGCACTGGAGAAGTGGAGTTTAGACCTTATGGGGAAATTGCTACCTCGTCATGTGGAGATTATAGAAATGATTGATGAGGAG CTAGTTAGCACAATTGTTTCTGAGTATGGCACCGAGGATCCTGACTTGCTCAAGGAGAAACTGAAGGCAATGAGGATCTTAGAAAACGTCGAGTTGCCTTCTGCCTTTGCAGATGTGATTGTGAAGCCAAAGAACACCAAAGATTCTAAAGAAGCTGCTCAAACTGTGGTGGTGAAAAAGGAACAAGAAGAGGAAGAAACTGCTGGCGAGGAAGTGGAAGTTATCCCAGAACCGACAGTTAAACCACCAAAGATGGTCCGTATGGCCAACCTAGCTGTTGTGGGTGGTCATGCTGTAAATGGAGTTGCAGAGATACACAGTGAAATAGTGAAGAAGGATGTTTTTAATGAATTCGTTAAG TTGTGGCCGGACAAATTTCAGAATAAAACCAACGGAGTAACACCAAGACGATGGATTAGTTTTTGCAACCCGTACCTAAGTGATATTATAACTAGCTGGATAGGCACAGAAGACTGGGTCTTAAACACTGAAAAGCTTGCGGAACTAAGGAAG TTTGCAGATGATGAAGATCTTCAATCCGAGTGGAGGGCAGCAAAGAAGAAGAACAAGTTAAAAGTTGTATCACTAATCAAGGAAAGAACCGGATATACTGTCAATCCGGATGCAATGTTCGACATTCAG ATCAAACGTATCCACGAGTACAAGAGACAACTGCTTAATATCTTGGGAATTGTTTACCGATACAAAAAGATGAAGGAAATGAATGCAAGTGAGAGGGAGAAGACATTTGTTCCAAGAGTTTGCATATTTGGGGGAAAAGCATTTGCCACATATGTGCAAGCCAAGAGGATTGTGAAATTCATCACTGATGTTGGTTCTACAATTAACAATGATCCAGAAATAGGTGACCTGCTTAAG GTTATCTTTGTTCCTGATTACAATGTCAGTGTTGCTGAATTGCTCATTCCAGCAAGTGAGCTTTCTCAGCACATCAG TACCGCTGGGATGGAAGCGAGTGGGACAAGCAACATGAAGTTTTCTATGAACGGTTGCATTTTGATTGGAACATTGGATGGGGCTAATGTCGAGATTAGAGAAGAAGTTGGCGAAGAAAACTTCTTCCTCTTTGGTGCCAAAGCTGATGAGATTGTGAACCTTAGGAAAGAGAGAGCAGAGGGAAAG TTTGTTCCGGATCCTATTTTTGAAGAAGTCAAGCAATACGTTAGAAGCGGTGTCTTTGGCTCAAACTATGATGAACTGATTGGCTCTTTGGAAGGAAACGAAGGCTTTGGACGAGCTGATTACTTCCTCGTTGGGAAAGACTTTCCTAGTTACGTTGAATGCCAAGAAAAAGTTGACGAGGCATACCGAGACCAGAAA AGATGGACGAGAATGTCAATCTTGAACACGGCAGGTTCATTCAAGTTTAGCAGTGACCGGACCATCCACGAATATGCCAAAGACATTTGGAACATTAAGCAAGTTGAACTTCCATGA
- the LOC106305909 gene encoding uncharacterized protein LOC106305909, giving the protein MSQSLLHVCKTCGKWFATAKAVYGHQRVHSELKRKPRVRVFCSVSTSIESKALDPSLSLKESSSYSFMSEIEKQEMDEAAMSLVMLSQGVSHIRNLPPGIDQPKQEFFSEVSATCSDVVVAQALPSPLRSKSLAKGENNFSYRIKICGKSFERSLGGHSLPVLADSGAKKVVPEPSCFGVSQEELVERGDANVEEYSVEARQGFSKVSSHSGVEKPSSYGDVVAQEALLIPLGSRLQEEPESNCSYRCKVCGKSFGCFQSLGGHQNLHRGGKRKRFEDGSSPSASSEAKKIVPQPSKSFEVSQEEHSVELKEGFEKFSSCSDVLAQPSPSPRRCNMQKGSQSNSSYERGLKML; this is encoded by the coding sequence ATGTCTCAGAGCCTTCTTCACGTTTGCAAAACTTGCGGAAAATGGTTCGCGACTGCGAAAGCTGTGTACGGTCACCAGAGGGTTCACTCCGAGTTGAAACGGAAGCCTAGGGTTAGGGTTTTTTGCTCTGTTTCGACCTCCATCGAATCTAAAGCCCTTGATCCTTCGTTGTCGCTCAAAGAATCTTCTTCTTATTCTTTTATGAGTGAGATTGAGAAACAAGAGATGGATGAAGCTGCCATGAGCTTGGTTATGTTATCTCAAGGAGTTTCTCATATCAGAAACTTGCCTCCGGGTATTGATCAGCCGAAACAAGAGTTCTTCAGTGAAGTGTCTGCTACTTGCAGTGATGTTGTTGTTGCTCAGGCATTGCCTTCTCCTCTGAGGAGTAAGTCTCTGGCGAAAGGGGAGAATAACTTTAGCTATAGAATCAAAATATGCGGCAAGAGTTTTGAGCGTTCTCTAGGTGGTCATTCACTGCCTGTGTTGGCTGACTCAGGAGCTAAGAAGGTTGTTCCAGAACCATCATGCTTTGGAGTCTCTCAGGAGGAGTTGGTTGAACGTGGAGATGCTAATGTGGAAGAATATTCTGTTGAGGCGAGGCAAGGTTTCAGTAAAGTGTCTTCTCACTCAGGTGTCGAAAAGCCTAGCAGTTACGGTGATGTTGTTGCTCAAGAAGCGTTGCTTATTCCATTGGGAAGTAGGTTGCAGGAAGAACCAGAGAGTAACTGTAGCTATAGATGCAAAGTATGCGGCAAGAGTTTTGGGTGTTTTCAATCTCTAGGAGGCCACCAAAATCTTCACAGAGGGGGTAAAAGGAAGAGATTTGAAGATGGTAGTTCACCGTCTGCCTCATCAGAAGCTAAGAAGATTGTTCCACAACCATCAAAAAGCTTCGAGGTCTCTCAGGAGGAACATTCTGTGGAGTTGAAAGAAGGTTTCGAAAAGTTTAGTAGTTGCAGTGATGTTCTTGCTCAACCATCACCTTCTCCTCGGAGATGTAATATGCAGAAAGGATCACAGAGTAACTCCAGCTATGAGAGGGGTTTGAAAATGTTGTAG
- the LOC106305910 gene encoding histidine-containing phosphotransfer protein 2 produces the protein MDALVAQLQMQYRNYTVSLYQQGFLDDQFTELKKLQDDASPDFVAEVLSLFFEDCVKLIGNMARALDQTGTVDFSQVGASVHQLKGSSSSVGAKRVKGLCVTFKEYCEANNYEGCVRCLQQVDIEYKALQTKLQDMFNLEKQIIQAGGKVPQVDIN, from the exons ATGGACGCTCTCGTTGCTCAGCTGCAGATGCAATATCGTAATTACACAGTTTCTCTCTACCAACAG GGCTTTCTGGATGATCAGTTTACTGAGCTAAAAAAGCTTCAAGATGATGCAAGTCCTGATTTTGTGGCCGAGGTTCTCTCTCTCTTCTTTGAAGATTGTGTCAAGCTTATCGGCAACATGGCCAGAGCTTT GGACCAGACAGGAACTGTGGATTTTAGTCAGGTCGGTGCGAGTGTGCATCAGTTGAAGGGTAGTAGCTCCAG TGTTGGTGCCAAGAGGGTGAAAGGTTTGTGTGTTACCTTCAAGGAGTACTGTGAGGCTAATAACTACGAAGG GTGTGTGAGATGTCTGCAGCAGGTGGATATCGAGTACAAGGCGTTACAGACAAAGCTTCAAGATATGTTCAAT CTTGAGAAACAAATCATTCAAGCTGGTGGTAAAGTTCCTCAAGTGGACATTAACTAA
- the LOC106303143 gene encoding uncharacterized protein LOC106303143 encodes MSSAAANPQFLDHYENPYYLHSSDHAGLVLISDRLSSGAEFHSWKRSIRMALNVRNKLGFIDGTIPKPPDSHRDAGSWSRCNDMVATWIMNSVSKKIAQSLLYMSTAESIWKNLLVRFKQDDAPRVYEIEQRLGTIQQGSMDVTTYYTELVTLWEEYKNFIDLPVCTCGRSECNAAALWEKLQERSRVMKFLMGLNESYDASRRQILMIKPIPSLEDVSNMITQDERQKSIKPAVKSDAVIFQTMGSASESVSINTPVLPAAQHGYRPKQRPLCTYCGQYGHILQKCFKIHGYPAGHRFHGQAPRGYSSQSLTPRGQQSQSGFPRSHSQNQTPQYPPSNTVANVTNAPMMGSSIPSSQSLDVNRMSQDQV; translated from the coding sequence ATGAGTTCTGCTGCTGCGAATCCTCAATTCTTGGACCATTACGAAAATCCCTACTATCTCCACAGTTCCGATCATGCTGGACTGGTTCTCATCTCCGATCGCCTCTCTTCCGGTGCGGAGTTTCATTCTTGGAAGCGCTCGATTCGTATGGCCTTGAATGTTCGCAATAAGCTTGGTTTCATCGATGGTACGATTCCTAAACCTCCTGATAGCCATCGTGATGCTGGATCTTGGTCTCGGTGCAATGATATGGTTGCGACTTGGATTATGAATTCTGTTTCTAAGAAGATAGCTCAGAGTCTTCTTTATATGTCTACTGCTGAATCGATTTGGAAGAATTTATTGGTACGATTCAAGCAGGATGATGCTCCACGTGTGTACGAGATTGAACAACGTTTAGGGACTATCCAGCAAGGTTCTATGGATGTAACAACCTACTATACTGAGCTCGTCACACTGTGGGAAGAGTACAAGAACTTCATAGATCTTCCTGTTTGTACATGTGGCAGATCTGAGTGTAATGCTGCTGCTTTATGGGAGAAATTGCAGGAACGTAGTCGCGTGATGAAGTTCTTGATGGGGCTTAATGAGTCTTATGATGCTAGCCGACGTCAGATCTTGATGATCAAACCCATCCCGTCTCTTGAAGATGTTTCTAATATGATCACTCAAGATGAGAGGCAGAAGAGTATCAAACCAGCTGTGAAGAGTGATGCTGTGATTTTTCAAACAATGGGTTCTGCTTCTGAGTCTGTCTCTATCAACACTCCGGTTCTTCCTGCTGCTCAACATGGTTATCGCCCTAAGCAGCGACCTTTGTGCACTTACTGTGGCCAGTATGGTCATATTCTTCAGAAGTGTTTCAAGATTCATGGATATCCTGCGGGGCATCGCTTTCATGGTCAAGCTCCAAGAGGATATTCTTCCCAATCATTGACTCCACGAGGACAGCAAAGTCAGAGTGGCTTCCCTCGTTCTCACAGTCAGAACCAAACCCCTCAGTATCCCCCGTCTAACACAGTTGCTAATGTCACCAATGCGCCAATGATGGGGTCTTCCATTCCATCATCTCAGAGTTTGGATGTTAATCGTATGAGTCAAGACCAAGTCTAG
- the LOC106304815 gene encoding LOW QUALITY PROTEIN: UDP-glucose 6-dehydrogenase 2 (The sequence of the model RefSeq protein was modified relative to this genomic sequence to represent the inferred CDS: deleted 2 bases in 1 codon): protein MFNTVSNKKIEVLGFAFKKDTGTRQTPAIDVFKGLLGDKARLCIYDPQVTEDQIQRDLSMNKFEWDHPLHLQPMSPTTVKQESVSWDAYEASKDAHGICISTEWDEFKNLEKPAFVFAGSNIMDFEKLREIGFIVYSIGEPLDAWLKDMPAVA from the exons ATGTTCAACACCGTGTCAAACAAGAAGATTGAGGTTCTAGGTTTTGCATTCAAGAAAGACACTGGT ACTAGGCAGACTCCAGCCATCGACGTGTTTAAGGGTCTTTTAGGAGACAAAGCGAGGTTATGCATTTACGATCCTCAGGTGACAGAGGATCAGATTCAGAGGGATTTGTCGATGAACAAGTTTGAATGGGACCATCCGCTTCATTTGCAGCCAATGAGCCCAACGACGGTGAAACAAGAGAGTGTGAGTTGGGACGCATATGAAGCATCCAAGGACGCGCATGGTATATGTATCTCGACAGAGTGGGATGAGTTCAAGAACTTGGAGAAACCGGCTTTTGTGTTTGCTGGAAGCAACATTATGGATTTTGAGAAGCTTAGGGAGATTGGTTTCATTGTGTACTCCATTGGTGAGCCACTAGATGCATGGCTCAAGGACATGCCGGCCGTTGCCTAA